One genomic segment of Paenibacillus durus includes these proteins:
- a CDS encoding nicotinate phosphoribosyltransferase yields the protein MKSAATTGDDDLYRELALHTDKYQINMMYAHWVNGTYKRRAVFEAYFRKLPFGNGFAVFAGLERIVNYVRNLRFSEEDIRYLSEQEENYAPAFLEDLLQFHFQGTIYSMKEGALVFPEEPLIRVEGTIMEAQLVETAILNFMNFQTLIATKASRIKQVAGDDILLEFGTRRAQEADAAIWGTRAAYISGFDATSNMLAGRMFGIPAKGTHAHSWVQSFGSEQEAFDTYAKVLPDGVTLLVDTFDTLRSGVPNAIATAKKLEAAGKRMNAIRLDSGDLAYLSIQARRMLDEAGLQYVKIVASNDLDENTISNLKLQGAAIDTWGVGTQLITASDQPSLGGVYKLVEIESKDGEMVPTIKISSNPEKVSTPGKKDVYRIIGTSGRALADYICFPDEDILQSGRALKLFNPLHPYLQKKVDRYEALPMLEPIFVNGFQIYTLPGLDEIRRYHKEQLSLFWPEYLRKLNPEVYRVNLSERVWNRKQELITEHMPADRE from the coding sequence ATGAAAAGTGCAGCAACGACAGGAGATGATGATTTGTACAGAGAGCTTGCTTTGCATACGGATAAATATCAGATCAATATGATGTACGCCCATTGGGTGAACGGCACCTATAAGCGCCGCGCGGTGTTTGAAGCTTATTTCCGCAAGCTGCCTTTCGGCAACGGCTTTGCCGTATTTGCCGGCCTTGAAAGGATCGTAAACTATGTCAGAAACCTCCGGTTTTCAGAGGAAGATATCCGCTATCTGTCCGAGCAGGAAGAGAATTACGCTCCGGCCTTTCTGGAAGATCTCCTGCAGTTCCATTTCCAAGGCACGATTTATTCCATGAAGGAAGGCGCTTTGGTGTTTCCGGAAGAGCCCCTGATCCGGGTGGAGGGCACGATTATGGAGGCCCAGCTTGTGGAGACGGCTATTCTGAATTTCATGAATTTCCAGACACTGATCGCAACGAAAGCTTCACGGATCAAGCAGGTGGCCGGGGACGATATTTTGCTTGAGTTCGGCACTAGGAGAGCTCAGGAGGCCGACGCGGCGATCTGGGGCACCCGGGCGGCGTATATCAGCGGCTTTGACGCAACGTCCAATATGCTGGCAGGCCGGATGTTCGGTATTCCTGCCAAGGGGACTCATGCGCACTCCTGGGTACAGAGCTTCGGAAGCGAGCAGGAAGCATTCGATACGTACGCTAAAGTGCTGCCTGATGGGGTCACCCTGCTTGTTGATACGTTCGATACATTGCGCAGCGGCGTGCCGAATGCGATTGCGACAGCCAAGAAGCTGGAGGCCGCAGGTAAACGCATGAATGCAATCCGGCTGGACAGCGGAGATTTGGCCTATCTGTCAATTCAGGCGCGGAGGATGCTGGATGAAGCGGGGCTTCAATACGTCAAAATCGTCGCAAGCAACGACTTGGATGAGAACACGATCTCCAACCTGAAGCTGCAGGGAGCGGCGATCGACACTTGGGGTGTCGGCACGCAGCTGATTACCGCATCCGACCAGCCTTCTCTTGGGGGCGTCTACAAGCTGGTAGAGATCGAATCCAAGGATGGGGAGATGGTGCCTACCATTAAGATATCCTCCAATCCCGAGAAGGTGTCCACGCCCGGCAAAAAGGATGTATACCGCATCATCGGAACGAGTGGAAGGGCCCTGGCTGATTATATCTGTTTTCCGGATGAGGACATCCTGCAAAGCGGCCGCGCGCTGAAGCTGTTCAATCCGCTGCATCCCTATTTGCAGAAGAAGGTTGACCGATATGAGGCGCTGCCGATGCTGGAGCCGATCTTTGTGAATGGCTTTCAAATATACACTCTTCCGGGGCTGGACGAGATTCGCCGTTACCATAAAGAGCAGTTGAGCCTGTTCTGGCCGGAATACTTGCGCAAATTGAATCCGGAGGTGTACCGGGTCAACCTGAGCGAGAGGGTTTGGAACCGGAAGCAGGAGCTGATTACGGAGCATATGCCGGCAGACCGGGAATAA
- a CDS encoding NifB/NifX family molybdenum-iron cluster-binding protein, translating to MKVAVGSSDGFNVNQHFGRSDRFLIYEVDDEGFYSQTGIREIGNPASSQGHEQSRLEAVAEALADCSYVLVSQIGHGATAVLHNVGITALAVEAPIEKALNRLISFLHSGRGAILQ from the coding sequence ATGAAAGTGGCTGTCGGTAGTTCGGATGGTTTTAACGTAAATCAGCATTTTGGCCGGAGCGACCGGTTTTTAATTTACGAAGTGGATGACGAAGGATTCTATTCACAGACCGGAATCAGGGAAATCGGCAATCCTGCAAGCAGTCAAGGACATGAGCAAAGCCGTCTGGAGGCAGTAGCCGAAGCGCTAGCGGACTGTTCGTATGTACTTGTCAGCCAGATTGGTCATGGTGCCACTGCGGTGCTTCACAATGTGGGAATTACTGCTCTGGCAGTCGAAGCCCCCATTGAAAAGGCATTGAACCGGCTGATTTCCTTTCTTCATTCAGGCCGTGGAGCTATTTTACAGTAA
- a CDS encoding 2-oxoacid:acceptor oxidoreductase family protein: protein MVQLPKVNELGFFEIRLESIGGLGANLAGKMLAEAGVVGANMNGVSFSSYGSEKKGSPVKAHIRFCDLNTPIRDTSPVERPHVVAVFHEAMGKIVNVTSGITAESTVLINSAKSPEELKELLGVTAGTIAVVDATIIALEEKNRVNMAMLGGLFRLCPFLDPNTMKSVIEKSLGKKYPQAVQSAITTFDRGYNEVKFQTFELPEGESMPEFVRSDISPLGYETQPIGGTIINPGTSFLKDLSISRSGLVPVYDNESCINCAECDTVCPDMCFVWEEKVNKKGRSMMFLKGIDYQYCKGCLKCVEACPTSALSRAREKEGFAEANTVRHTFDLVNQI, encoded by the coding sequence GTGGTACAATTACCGAAAGTGAACGAACTCGGGTTTTTCGAGATCCGTCTCGAATCCATAGGAGGTCTCGGCGCGAACCTTGCCGGTAAAATGCTGGCTGAAGCAGGGGTAGTAGGCGCGAATATGAATGGCGTCAGCTTCTCGTCTTATGGTTCGGAGAAGAAAGGTTCGCCGGTTAAAGCGCATATCCGTTTCTGCGATTTGAATACGCCGATCCGCGATACTTCGCCGGTTGAACGGCCGCATGTCGTTGCCGTGTTCCACGAAGCCATGGGCAAGATTGTTAATGTAACAAGCGGTATTACCGCAGAAAGCACGGTTCTGATCAACTCTGCGAAATCTCCGGAAGAGCTGAAGGAACTGCTTGGTGTAACAGCGGGCACAATCGCCGTTGTCGATGCAACCATTATCGCGCTGGAAGAGAAGAACCGCGTTAACATGGCGATGCTGGGCGGTCTGTTCCGCCTCTGCCCGTTCCTTGATCCTAATACAATGAAGAGCGTTATCGAGAAGTCGCTCGGCAAGAAGTATCCTCAAGCGGTTCAATCGGCCATCACGACTTTCGACCGCGGCTACAATGAAGTGAAGTTCCAAACGTTTGAACTGCCGGAAGGCGAGAGCATGCCGGAATTTGTACGGTCCGACATTTCGCCGCTCGGATACGAAACCCAGCCGATTGGCGGCACCATCATCAATCCGGGAACAAGCTTCCTGAAAGATCTCAGCATTTCCCGTTCCGGGCTTGTGCCGGTATACGACAACGAGTCCTGCATCAACTGCGCAGAGTGCGATACGGTTTGTCCGGACATGTGTTTCGTTTGGGAAGAGAAGGTCAATAAAAAAGGCAGATCGATGATGTTCCTGAAAGGGATCGATTATCAATACTGTAAAGGCTGTCTCAAATGCGTGGAAGCCTGCCCGACCTCCGCACTCTCCCGTGCGCGTGAGAAGGAAGGCTTCGCAGAGGCCAATACGGTCCGTCACACTTTTGATCTTGTAAACCAGATCTAA
- a CDS encoding 2-hydroxyacyl-CoA dehydratase subunit D: MIEQAEIFALMNRNRTEFVKSSGRPAIGWLSIYTPEEILYAAGLVPFRITGEFAQNTSEAGSMICSNFCSYLLHSLSEGIEGIYDFADGIVIVDECDWRKRLYETWKKQLNPPFTYYLELPKMITPESKAYFRLQLKKWVAALESHYHIQITNEALHRSISLHNETRTLLQRLYKLRQSDCSPVTGMEALQIMKAATAGRKEEFNLELARFLDDREARNEPPTKRHRVLVCGSYFDQPELVEIIEQTGAQIVCEDTSIGIKYAEGSIEETEDPLTAIADYYLEKATCARMFDSDIRLNHLLDLIETYEADSVIYFTLKFCDIYLMDYPYVMNRLQQRGISVLFIEGEQQMSNIQSIKTRVQTFLETRMF, from the coding sequence ATGATTGAGCAAGCGGAAATATTTGCTTTGATGAACCGGAATCGAACCGAATTCGTTAAATCGTCGGGCAGACCTGCCATTGGCTGGCTGTCGATCTATACGCCCGAAGAAATCTTATATGCGGCGGGTCTGGTTCCATTCCGCATTACAGGAGAGTTTGCGCAGAACACTTCGGAAGCCGGCTCGATGATTTGCAGCAATTTTTGCTCTTACTTGCTTCATTCCCTTAGCGAGGGCATTGAGGGTATTTACGATTTTGCGGACGGAATTGTCATTGTCGATGAATGCGATTGGCGCAAAAGACTTTATGAAACATGGAAAAAACAGTTGAATCCTCCATTCACCTATTATTTGGAGCTTCCAAAGATGATTACGCCGGAATCCAAAGCCTATTTCAGACTGCAGCTCAAGAAGTGGGTTGCGGCGTTGGAATCGCACTATCATATTCAGATTACCAACGAAGCGCTGCACCGTTCGATTTCACTTCACAACGAAACGCGGACTCTGCTCCAGCGGTTGTACAAGCTTAGACAGTCGGACTGTAGTCCGGTGACGGGCATGGAGGCGCTGCAAATCATGAAGGCCGCAACTGCGGGCCGCAAAGAAGAATTTAACCTTGAACTGGCGAGATTTCTGGATGATCGGGAAGCGCGCAATGAACCGCCGACGAAGCGGCATCGCGTCTTAGTGTGCGGCAGCTATTTTGACCAGCCCGAATTGGTGGAAATCATCGAACAGACCGGAGCGCAGATTGTCTGCGAAGATACGAGCATCGGCATCAAATATGCGGAGGGCAGCATTGAGGAGACCGAAGACCCTCTTACGGCAATCGCCGATTACTATCTTGAAAAAGCGACCTGCGCCAGAATGTTCGACTCGGACATCCGCCTGAACCATTTACTGGATCTAATCGAGACATATGAGGCCGACTCCGTGATCTATTTCACATTGAAGTTTTGCGATATTTACCTTATGGACTATCCCTACGTGATGAACCGTCTGCAACAGCGGGGGATTTCCGTCTTGTTCATTGAAGGGGAACAGCAAATGTCCAATATTCAAAGCATTAAGACGCGGGTTCAAACCTTTCTTGAAACCCGGATGTTCTGA
- a CDS encoding cysteine hydrolase family protein → MRALIVIDYTKDFVDGSLPVGQPGVDIEERICRLTGEFAENGDYVVMAVDLHEQDDAFHPESRLFPPHNLRGSEGRELYGRLKDIYEARRDDIYWMDKTRYSAFCGTDLEQKLRERGITELHLIGVCTDICVLHTAVDAYNKGFSIVVHEDAVASFNPEGHAWALGHFAGSLGAKVVKDAKSL, encoded by the coding sequence ATGAGAGCGCTGATCGTAATCGATTATACGAAGGATTTTGTCGATGGCAGCCTGCCGGTGGGACAGCCGGGGGTCGATATTGAGGAAAGGATCTGCCGATTGACTGGTGAATTTGCAGAGAACGGCGATTATGTGGTGATGGCTGTGGATTTGCATGAGCAGGATGATGCCTTTCATCCGGAGAGCAGGCTGTTTCCGCCCCATAATCTCCGGGGAAGTGAAGGAAGGGAGCTGTACGGAAGGCTGAAGGATATATATGAGGCCCGCCGGGATGACATCTATTGGATGGACAAGACCCGCTACAGCGCTTTTTGCGGCACCGACCTGGAACAGAAGCTTCGGGAGCGGGGGATCACAGAGCTGCACCTGATCGGCGTATGTACGGATATATGCGTATTACATACCGCAGTAGATGCTTACAATAAAGGCTTTTCGATTGTTGTGCATGAGGACGCCGTAGCCAGCTTCAACCCGGAAGGACATGCCTGGGCGCTGGGGCATTTTGCCGGAAGTCTGGGCGCCAAAGTGGTTAAAGACGCGAAGTCATTATAA
- a CDS encoding thiamine pyrophosphate-dependent enzyme → MAIDYEKEVGSAKVEQKFLYESGNEMAAYAAHQINYHVMGYFPISPSTEVAQFLDSMKASGQHDIMLVPSDGEHSSAGICYGASTAGGRVFNATSAQGYLYMLEQLPVQSGTRMPMVMNLICRSISGPLNIHGDHSDLYFALNTGWPILMCPDPQSVYDMNIMAIKLAEHAKVRLPVLVAMDGYFTSHQKRRVQAIANREDVQSFIGPQPKGYDDTLDRENPISVGPYMNEPDYINNKYQQSVAMYNAGEVFEEIAKEYGDLTGRYYPILSQYRMEDAEVAVFLMNSASEIIKDVVDQLREKGVKAGAISPNMIRPFPQKQIAEALKNVKAITVGDRADSFGAHGGNMVNEIKAALFTYGNTTTKVISRIYGVGGKDFFAEDGHSLFELAIEAAETGEVKVPFDYYGHNPGVAESAPKRVIKPLKFESLKTGLITVDKDEETGKLKVKIPPMRSLTVKPKRLSPGHGTCPGCGIFSGLELFFKGIEGDIVALYHTGCAFVTTTGYPYSSHKSTFIHNLFQSGASTMSGIVEMFWERKRRGELDHLNLQDDFTFVMVTGDGGMDIGMGPAIGAALRGHKMIVLEYDNEGYMNTGAQQSYSTPIGHRTSTSSIGKTQKGKVTQHKDTPQIMAATNIPYVFTGSEAFPQDLVKKAAKAQWYAQNEGLVYGKILSACPLNWMTEDNVGTKLVSLAVDSCFFPLYEVEQGVTTITYNPEEKEKRVDVTEWLKGMGKTKHLLKEENEAALNGFKEEVERRWTRLKAKHEHPEL, encoded by the coding sequence ATGGCTATCGATTACGAAAAGGAAGTCGGCTCCGCCAAAGTGGAGCAGAAGTTTTTATATGAATCCGGTAATGAAATGGCGGCTTACGCTGCACATCAAATCAACTATCATGTGATGGGCTATTTCCCGATCTCCCCGTCCACGGAGGTTGCGCAGTTCCTCGACTCCATGAAAGCCAGCGGACAGCATGACATCATGCTGGTGCCTTCCGACGGCGAACACAGCTCCGCGGGTATCTGTTACGGCGCTTCCACCGCGGGCGGTCGCGTATTTAACGCGACAAGCGCCCAAGGCTACCTGTACATGCTGGAGCAGCTTCCGGTTCAATCCGGTACGCGGATGCCGATGGTCATGAACCTCATCTGCCGGTCCATCTCCGGACCGCTGAATATCCACGGCGATCACTCCGACCTGTATTTTGCGCTGAACACCGGCTGGCCGATCCTGATGTGTCCGGATCCACAGTCCGTATATGATATGAACATCATGGCAATCAAGCTTGCCGAGCATGCCAAGGTTCGCCTGCCAGTACTGGTGGCTATGGACGGATATTTCACTTCTCACCAGAAGCGCCGCGTCCAAGCGATTGCGAACCGTGAAGATGTCCAAAGCTTTATTGGACCTCAACCGAAAGGTTATGACGACACGCTGGACCGCGAGAACCCGATTTCTGTCGGCCCTTACATGAACGAACCCGACTATATCAACAACAAATACCAACAATCCGTGGCTATGTACAATGCCGGAGAAGTATTTGAAGAAATCGCTAAAGAATATGGCGATCTGACAGGCCGCTATTACCCAATCCTGTCGCAGTACCGGATGGAGGATGCTGAGGTTGCGGTATTCCTGATGAACTCTGCTTCCGAGATCATCAAGGATGTTGTCGACCAGCTTCGCGAAAAAGGCGTGAAAGCCGGCGCCATTTCGCCGAACATGATCCGTCCGTTCCCGCAAAAGCAAATTGCCGAAGCGCTGAAGAACGTTAAAGCCATCACCGTCGGCGACCGCGCGGATTCTTTCGGAGCGCATGGCGGCAACATGGTTAATGAAATCAAGGCAGCTCTGTTCACTTACGGCAATACAACAACGAAAGTGATCAGCCGGATTTACGGTGTCGGCGGCAAGGACTTCTTCGCCGAAGACGGCCACAGCCTGTTCGAGCTGGCTATTGAAGCAGCGGAAACCGGTGAAGTGAAAGTACCTTTCGATTATTACGGCCACAATCCGGGCGTTGCCGAAAGCGCGCCGAAGCGTGTGATCAAACCGCTTAAATTCGAGTCTCTCAAGACTGGCTTGATTACTGTGGACAAGGATGAAGAGACAGGTAAACTCAAGGTTAAGATTCCGCCAATGCGCAGCTTGACCGTTAAACCGAAGCGCTTGTCCCCAGGTCACGGCACTTGCCCAGGCTGCGGTATTTTCTCCGGTCTGGAACTGTTCTTCAAAGGCATCGAAGGAGATATCGTCGCTCTGTACCATACAGGCTGCGCTTTTGTTACAACGACCGGCTATCCTTATTCGTCGCATAAATCGACTTTCATTCACAACCTGTTCCAAAGCGGAGCATCGACAATGTCCGGTATTGTTGAAATGTTCTGGGAACGCAAACGCCGTGGCGAACTTGATCATCTGAACCTGCAAGACGACTTCACCTTTGTCATGGTTACCGGCGACGGCGGCATGGACATCGGTATGGGGCCGGCAATTGGCGCCGCGCTTCGCGGACACAAAATGATCGTACTGGAATATGATAACGAAGGCTACATGAATACGGGTGCCCAGCAATCGTACTCGACGCCGATTGGTCACCGCACATCGACTTCCAGCATCGGCAAGACGCAAAAAGGTAAAGTGACGCAGCATAAAGATACTCCGCAAATTATGGCTGCTACCAATATTCCTTATGTGTTCACAGGCTCCGAAGCGTTCCCGCAGGATTTGGTGAAGAAAGCCGCCAAAGCCCAATGGTACGCTCAAAACGAAGGGCTTGTATATGGCAAAATCTTGTCTGCTTGCCCGTTGAACTGGATGACCGAGGACAATGTAGGCACCAAGCTGGTATCTCTGGCTGTCGATTCCTGCTTCTTCCCGCTGTATGAAGTGGAACAAGGCGTTACCACGATTACGTACAATCCGGAAGAGAAGGAGAAACGCGTCGACGTTACCGAATGGCTCAAAGGCATGGGTAAAACCAAGCATCTGCTCAAGGAAGAGAACGAAGCTGCGCTGAACGGCTTCAAGGAAGAAGTAGAGCGCCGCTGGACCCGCCTGAAAGCGAAGCACGAGCATCCGGAACTGTAA
- a CDS encoding 2-hydroxyacyl-CoA dehydratase family protein, whose translation MNLFEVADSDRKSQHRNMTEVLEACRIQDLSSTTHLKASRIRSLLNAYRLSKAYEPDSKVAYVVEQFPNELVYALGMIPWNIESMAILLAQYGSADSFINLTQQNHVSRDICSFLRGSFGVIMANCYPNPDIVLANDQPCDCLSKLANVASKYYRSPFFSITTPTELNDDTLDYLAEQQRILVKDMAAALDMEFHESEIDRVVRQSNEAREYYCKTADLLRDHRLPGVSRELLEIFSMNAFGLPENVQLCKTLYQEALEMSNKPDSKKSGKRVLWAGQAPDGSHEIMRYMEEEVEVIFWAPLWSSNIMKLDPDDPYRSIARRAIEYHWHMERLQANLAEVCDSYGIDGIVISNAWGCRNMLALSPMMREVCGEKKIKYLTINVDFIDRNNYAFNHVKNRIDAFLEILM comes from the coding sequence ATGAATCTATTTGAAGTTGCGGACAGCGACCGCAAGTCGCAGCACCGGAATATGACGGAGGTGCTGGAGGCTTGCCGTATCCAGGATTTGTCCAGTACCACACATTTGAAGGCAAGCCGGATTCGGTCGCTGCTTAATGCATACCGTCTTTCAAAGGCTTATGAGCCGGACTCGAAGGTTGCCTATGTCGTCGAGCAGTTTCCCAATGAGCTGGTTTACGCCCTGGGGATGATTCCGTGGAATATCGAATCGATGGCGATTCTTTTAGCCCAGTATGGGTCCGCGGATTCGTTCATCAACCTGACGCAGCAAAATCACGTTTCACGGGATATCTGCTCCTTTCTTAGAGGATCGTTCGGCGTTATCATGGCTAATTGTTATCCGAATCCGGATATCGTGCTCGCCAATGACCAGCCCTGCGATTGCCTGAGCAAGCTTGCCAATGTTGCCAGCAAATATTACCGGAGCCCTTTCTTCTCGATTACAACGCCGACGGAATTGAATGATGATACATTGGATTATCTGGCTGAGCAGCAGAGAATACTGGTGAAGGACATGGCGGCGGCGCTGGATATGGAGTTTCATGAGTCGGAAATTGACCGGGTGGTCCGCCAGTCCAACGAAGCCCGGGAGTATTATTGCAAAACGGCGGATTTATTGCGGGATCACCGCTTGCCCGGTGTTTCAAGGGAGCTTCTGGAGATTTTCTCGATGAACGCTTTCGGACTGCCGGAGAATGTACAATTATGCAAAACGTTGTACCAGGAAGCGTTGGAGATGAGCAACAAGCCGGATAGCAAAAAAAGCGGGAAACGGGTGCTATGGGCGGGACAGGCACCGGACGGTTCGCATGAAATCATGCGGTATATGGAGGAGGAAGTGGAGGTCATTTTCTGGGCTCCGCTTTGGAGCAGCAATATCATGAAGCTGGACCCGGATGATCCTTACCGCAGCATCGCCCGAAGGGCCATCGAATATCACTGGCATATGGAAAGGCTTCAAGCGAATTTGGCAGAGGTATGCGACTCTTATGGAATTGACGGCATCGTTATTTCAAATGCGTGGGGCTGCCGGAATATGCTGGCGCTAAGCCCGATGATGCGGGAAGTATGCGGGGAAAAGAAAATCAAGTACTTAACCATTAATGTGGATTTTATCGACCGGAACAACTATGCATTTAATCATGTGAAGAACAGAATTGATGCTTTCCTGGAGATCCTCATGTAG
- a CDS encoding 4'-phosphopantetheinyl transferase family protein: MAIMALEKDFCPFYRIILIIHPPTFVKRSIDMEIIALRIPEFIEPDGLELLMNKVSEKKRDKLSKYRRKEDLYRSLLGELLVRVTACQYIGCKNEAIRFVYNRYGKPFLAEYPSFSFNLSHSGSWAVIIWDHRQQALGVDVEEIKPIHMEIAERFFADTEYRDLVIKQGKDQLEYFFRLWTLKESYVKAMGKGLSIPFNDFSLVQKGDNEWFSPEADRFHFKSFKADDRHSLSACAETEDIPDQFKFMSFPALCRILEEI; this comes from the coding sequence ATGGCTATTATGGCCTTAGAAAAGGACTTTTGCCCGTTTTACAGAATTATACTTATAATTCATCCACCAACGTTTGTAAAGAGGAGCATCGATATGGAAATCATTGCATTGCGAATTCCCGAGTTCATTGAGCCGGACGGTTTGGAACTGCTAATGAACAAAGTAAGCGAAAAAAAGAGAGATAAACTCTCAAAATACCGGCGCAAGGAAGATCTATACCGTTCCTTATTGGGAGAACTGCTCGTCCGCGTCACGGCTTGTCAATATATCGGCTGCAAAAATGAGGCCATCCGATTTGTTTATAATCGTTACGGCAAGCCTTTTCTTGCTGAATATCCTAGCTTTTCATTCAATCTGTCACATTCCGGAAGCTGGGCAGTCATCATCTGGGACCATCGTCAGCAGGCGCTTGGGGTGGACGTTGAGGAAATCAAGCCTATACACATGGAGATTGCTGAACGTTTTTTTGCAGATACCGAGTATCGCGATCTTGTGATAAAGCAGGGGAAGGATCAATTGGAATATTTCTTTCGTCTCTGGACACTTAAGGAAAGCTATGTTAAAGCCATGGGGAAGGGACTGTCTATACCCTTTAATGATTTTTCACTAGTCCAAAAAGGTGATAATGAATGGTTCTCTCCGGAAGCCGACAGGTTCCACTTTAAAAGTTTCAAAGCCGATGACCGCCATTCCCTCTCGGCTTGCGCCGAAACAGAGGACATTCCGGACCAGTTCAAGTTTATGTCTTTTCCGGCTTTATGCCGGATACTGGAGGAAATATAA
- a CDS encoding NUDIX domain-containing protein → MVSQNGEQHYNAKKYRTPDGVPADIVMFTLTKRERKTVTKTLPIRELRVMLIKRKKWPCEGMWALPGGFCQEDESIYDAATRELKEETGVDGGHLEYLGVYSTPGRDPRGWIISHAFFALVEEWMLEQRRASDDAGEVGLFTLQEALEELELAFDHHAIISEAYLRIQQQMLQTTIAKQFLPRHFTLSELYQVIQTVVPEFKEPNFIRKITSTRSRQGILQEVRDEDGNPMSSNQYSQRPAQLYMFTDHQPLLSIYT, encoded by the coding sequence ATGGTGAGCCAGAACGGGGAACAACACTACAACGCCAAAAAATACCGCACTCCGGATGGTGTTCCGGCCGATATCGTCATGTTTACCTTAACGAAACGCGAGCGGAAGACCGTCACCAAGACGCTTCCGATCCGTGAACTGAGAGTCATGCTGATCAAGCGGAAGAAGTGGCCTTGCGAGGGAATGTGGGCGCTTCCGGGCGGATTCTGCCAGGAGGACGAGTCGATATATGATGCGGCTACAAGGGAATTAAAAGAAGAGACCGGGGTCGATGGCGGCCACCTGGAATACTTGGGGGTGTACAGTACGCCGGGACGGGACCCTCGGGGATGGATTATCAGCCATGCTTTCTTTGCGCTGGTTGAGGAATGGATGCTTGAACAGAGACGGGCTTCCGACGATGCGGGAGAAGTAGGTCTGTTTACGCTGCAGGAGGCGCTGGAAGAGCTGGAGCTGGCTTTTGACCATCATGCCATCATTTCGGAAGCCTACCTGAGAATTCAGCAGCAGATGCTGCAGACAACGATTGCGAAGCAGTTCCTGCCGCGTCATTTTACGCTGAGCGAGCTGTATCAGGTCATTCAGACGGTAGTGCCGGAATTCAAGGAGCCTAACTTTATCCGCAAAATCACTTCCACACGCAGCCGCCAGGGCATTTTGCAGGAAGTGCGGGACGAGGACGGCAATCCGATGAGCTCCAACCAATATTCCCAGCGTCCGGCGCAGCTGTATATGTTTACCGATCATCAGCCGCTGCTGTCCATCTATACGTAA